In Candidatus Cybelea sp., the following proteins share a genomic window:
- a CDS encoding anti-sigma factor — MISHDEMLDNVAVYALGALPADEASEVAAHLKTCESCRAEYELLRPAVTAVGSSAGDYNDEACPGPMLKARIMREVRGSQRSNAKAYRWETFAAIAAAFVLTVGALLLYTTMDRHIVRQTALMAAQSAALAAPDAKRYPFGDGQVFVRGSHLYVTLPRLAEPPAGKVYQAWTLPKGSKTMAPSVTFTPNERDVTVVRLPESALEVAAVAVSVEPAGGSKQPTSKPIALATL; from the coding sequence ATGATCTCGCACGACGAGATGCTCGACAACGTCGCCGTCTACGCGCTCGGCGCACTGCCCGCCGACGAAGCTTCCGAGGTCGCCGCGCACCTAAAGACGTGCGAGTCCTGCCGTGCCGAATACGAGCTGCTGCGCCCGGCGGTCACGGCAGTCGGTTCCTCGGCCGGGGATTACAACGACGAGGCTTGCCCCGGGCCGATGCTCAAAGCGCGGATCATGCGGGAAGTGCGCGGTTCGCAACGCTCGAACGCGAAGGCGTATCGCTGGGAAACGTTTGCGGCAATCGCCGCTGCGTTCGTTCTGACCGTCGGCGCATTGCTCTTGTACACAACGATGGACCGCCATATCGTCAGACAAACCGCCCTGATGGCCGCGCAATCGGCCGCGCTGGCCGCGCCCGATGCGAAACGCTATCCCTTCGGCGATGGCCAGGTTTTCGTTCGGGGCAGCCACCTATACGTCACGCTGCCGCGCCTCGCCGAGCCGCCGGCGGGCAAAGTCTACCAAGCGTGGACGCTGCCCAAGGGATCCAAGACGATGGCGCCCTCGGTCACCTTTACGCCCAACGAGCGCGACGTAACCGTCGTGCGCCTCCCCGAGTCGGCTCTAGAGGTGGCGGCAGTCGCGGTCAGCGTCGAGCCCGCCGGCGGCTCCAAGCAGCCAACCAGCAAACCAATCGCCCTCGCCACGCTTTAG
- a CDS encoding prolyl oligopeptidase family serine peptidase, producing the protein MLRAFCCVFALAVVGAVPSGFPTPPPLPAEKPVAETIYGTSVTDAYRYFEDMKDPVVQQFFKEQNAYTREVLGRLGPARAKLFNRIKELDNSGVSVSGVTRDGAYYFYEKLNPGDNSPKLYVRDVDGSGERVLIDPQSLASAGKHYTINYFLPSPDGKLVAYGISEGGSEASVIHVVETATAQVLPDAISRCYYIGATSWLADGKSFYYVRFPELKPGEPETDKETRAVAYLHVLGRDPDRDVPVFGYGVNPKVPFASTDFPFVVYSPASPYVLGLVVHGVQNEHEVYAARGPVDSANVTWSQIAKTDDDVVGQDFKGSTIFLLTHKDAPTFKIVSTSLESPNVAGAPTVVPAGKNVLEDLQVASDGLYVLSRTGGFGAITRVSLAGDGTPGGSRDIDLPYQGAINAIATDSREPGVVFGLTGWTHSLLYFQADANGAVADTHLKPLANVDMSPYTSSEVQARSADGTMVPLSIVYRRGLPLNGTHPAYLEGYGSYGITLAPAFSATRVAWMERGGVFAVCHVRGGGWYGEAWHRAGMIATKPHTWQDFIACGRWLIAHKYTRSAHLAGEGTSAGGITIGRAITSEPQLFAAALDVVGESNALRSEFTPNGPPNIPEFGTVKNETGFRALYAMDAYEHVVPGTAYPAVMLITGYNDPRVSSWELAKFTARLSASTSSGRPILLRVDYDAGHGFLAASREQSEQLLTDEYAFLLWQCGDPAFAGIPTRIYPRHPS; encoded by the coding sequence ATGCTACGAGCTTTTTGCTGCGTTTTCGCCCTTGCCGTCGTCGGAGCCGTCCCCTCCGGTTTCCCCACTCCGCCGCCGCTGCCGGCCGAGAAACCGGTCGCGGAGACGATTTACGGAACCTCGGTGACCGATGCGTACCGCTACTTCGAGGACATGAAGGACCCGGTCGTACAACAGTTTTTCAAAGAGCAGAACGCCTATACGCGCGAGGTGCTCGGTCGCCTCGGCCCGGCGCGCGCGAAGCTCTTCAATCGGATCAAGGAGCTCGATAACTCGGGCGTCTCCGTCAGCGGCGTGACGCGCGACGGTGCGTACTACTTCTACGAGAAGCTCAACCCGGGAGACAACTCGCCCAAGCTCTACGTTCGCGACGTCGACGGCAGCGGCGAACGCGTCTTGATCGATCCGCAGAGCCTTGCCAGCGCCGGCAAACACTACACGATTAACTATTTCTTACCGTCGCCCGACGGAAAGCTCGTTGCCTACGGCATCTCCGAAGGCGGCTCCGAAGCCTCGGTGATTCACGTCGTCGAGACCGCGACCGCGCAGGTATTGCCCGATGCGATCAGCCGCTGTTATTACATCGGAGCCACCAGCTGGCTGGCCGACGGAAAATCGTTCTACTACGTGCGATTCCCGGAGCTGAAGCCGGGTGAGCCGGAGACGGATAAGGAAACGCGTGCCGTCGCCTACCTTCACGTGCTGGGCCGGGATCCCGACCGCGACGTTCCGGTCTTCGGCTATGGCGTCAATCCGAAGGTGCCGTTCGCCTCGACCGATTTCCCCTTCGTAGTCTACTCGCCGGCGTCGCCGTACGTCCTAGGCCTCGTCGTACACGGCGTCCAGAACGAGCACGAGGTCTATGCTGCGCGCGGACCCGTCGACTCGGCGAACGTGACCTGGTCGCAGATCGCGAAGACCGACGACGACGTCGTCGGCCAGGATTTCAAAGGCTCGACGATCTTTCTCTTGACGCATAAAGACGCGCCGACGTTCAAGATCGTCAGCACCTCGCTCGAATCGCCGAACGTAGCCGGCGCGCCGACGGTCGTGCCCGCCGGGAAAAACGTGCTCGAGGATTTGCAAGTGGCGTCGGACGGCCTCTACGTCCTTTCGCGCACGGGCGGATTTGGAGCGATTACGAGGGTTTCGCTCGCCGGCGACGGCACGCCCGGCGGCTCGCGCGACATCGATCTGCCGTACCAGGGAGCGATCAATGCGATCGCGACGGACTCGCGTGAGCCCGGCGTCGTCTTCGGGCTGACCGGCTGGACGCATTCGCTGCTCTATTTTCAAGCCGACGCAAACGGCGCGGTCGCCGATACGCATCTCAAGCCGCTTGCGAACGTCGACATGTCCCCGTACACGTCGTCGGAAGTGCAGGCACGCAGCGCCGACGGCACGATGGTGCCGCTCTCGATCGTCTATCGCCGGGGACTTCCGCTCAACGGCACCCATCCGGCCTACCTGGAGGGATACGGCTCGTACGGAATTACGCTGGCGCCGGCCTTTAGCGCGACGCGCGTTGCCTGGATGGAGCGCGGCGGCGTCTTCGCCGTCTGCCACGTGCGCGGCGGCGGATGGTACGGTGAGGCGTGGCATCGCGCCGGCATGATCGCGACGAAGCCGCACACCTGGCAAGACTTTATCGCGTGCGGCCGTTGGCTGATCGCGCATAAGTACACGCGCTCCGCTCACTTGGCGGGCGAAGGAACCAGCGCCGGCGGCATTACGATCGGCCGCGCGATAACCTCCGAGCCGCAGCTCTTCGCGGCCGCGCTCGACGTCGTCGGCGAGAGCAACGCGCTGCGCTCCGAGTTTACGCCCAACGGGCCGCCGAATATTCCGGAGTTCGGCACGGTGAAGAACGAAACGGGTTTCCGCGCGCTCTACGCGATGGACGCCTACGAGCACGTCGTTCCGGGGACGGCGTATCCCGCCGTCATGCTGATTACGGGCTACAACGATCCACGGGTTTCGTCGTGGGAGCTCGCCAAGTTCACCGCGCGGCTCTCGGCCTCCACCAGCAGCGGCCGCCCGATTCTGCTGCGCGTCGACTACGACGCGGGCCACGGCTTCCTCGCCGCTTCGCGCGAGCAGAGCGAGCAGCTGCTCACCGACGAGTACGCGTTCTTGCTCTGGCAGTGCGGTGACCCGGCCTTCGCCGGAATCCCGACCCGAATCTACCCGCGGCATCCGTCGTAG